In one Candidatus Hydrogenedentota bacterium genomic region, the following are encoded:
- a CDS encoding VanZ family protein: MRLSWILATAAYCAFIFWLSSGPIPVPKAVSFVGLDKLAHAGAYGLLALLVWTGMARSGRGHAARRMFWTAALFATLYGATDELHQYFVPTRTFDPADWLADAVDAFAAAGVARWFRLRGWFPFRPEPKPFAGD; this comes from the coding sequence GTGAGACTTTCCTGGATCCTGGCCACCGCCGCGTACTGCGCGTTCATTTTCTGGCTGTCGTCGGGGCCGATACCCGTTCCGAAGGCGGTCTCGTTTGTTGGCCTGGACAAGTTGGCCCACGCGGGGGCCTACGGTCTCCTGGCCCTGCTGGTGTGGACGGGGATGGCGCGCTCGGGCCGGGGCCACGCGGCCCGGCGCATGTTTTGGACCGCCGCCCTCTTCGCCACGCTGTACGGGGCCACCGACGAGCTGCACCAGTATTTCGTGCCCACCCGCACCTTTGACCCGGCGGACTGGCTGGCCGACGCGGTGGACGCCTTCGCCGCGGCGGGCGTGGCGCGGTGGTTCCGCCTTCGGGGCTGGTTCCCGTTCCGTCCGGAACCAAAGCCGTTTGCGGGGGATTAA